A region of the Lytechinus pictus isolate F3 Inbred unplaced genomic scaffold, Lp3.0 scaffold_20, whole genome shotgun sequence genome:
ATGTGATAACACAGCTCGCTAAAATCACGGAACTTCGGAGTAAGCctacttctttttttcttgatttcctGTTGTATAATGTGATTTTGGTTGTGTTTGTTCATGCCGATGTGGTTATCTGTCTTGATTTTTACATTCAATGCTCATAAAGATTTGAGAAATAAACTTACATAGTATAAGAATTATGAtaacagattttttaaagtgttgtGCTGTGTGTTGAATTTATATGAAGTCaacatgataatcatcatcttcataattattatcataatcttcatcactatcatcatcaacacaatcattgtcattattatcatcaacattttcactagctgtcatcatcatcataattattgtaatatcgatcaccatcatcatcaatatcatcaccatcatcaacaaaattatcatcttcctcatcaccatcatcattatcatcaccatcatcatcatcattatcattatcactatcatcatcatcgctatcatcatcatcactatcatcatcactatcatcgtcatcatcaccatcatcatcatcactatcatcgtcatcatcatcatcactatcatcatcatcatcactatataTCATCATGCAGCACGATCATATAATCAtccctcatcatcaccatcatcatcatcatcgtcatcatatcaTTAGTATCATATCGGGAGGTGTACTTTGGAGAGAGGGAGGGCGTACGGCGGGGCatattggcggcggaagccaaaaaatttaggggggtccatgAAATTCAGGGATGGACAGGGgtaaaaaaattggacaagtataaaaaaaaaatgttatcaacCGAAATTTAAGGGGGGAGGGTCCGTCCcggcccccacctcaaatttaggggggacaggacccctccgcccccccccccccccccgccgcctATGAGGCGGGGCATAAGGTTAAGGGGTTGTACTCGATATgaatgtaaaaagaaagtgagagatgAAGAGGGAGTGAGAGAGATTGGAATCTTGGGCCCGGGAAATTAAACATCTTTATCACTGTAATGAGCCGGTACGTAGCCATGCCGCCCGCGCGCGGTACCGGTTGCGTTGGCGCCGGTTTACCGCGCAAATACCACGTGGCCGGCTAGGCTGCGAGCGCGGCGCAGCCGGCCTAATTATCGCGCATTTTTGCATTATCATCGATCGATCAACGCGCGCCCGTCGTGATTCTTGAAGCACATGTTCTGATCCAATTAGCTGATGAAGTAAATGATTCTTCATGTATATACGGAATGCTTATGAATGTTCTTTCATCCCAGGGGCATGCCGGTTCAGGACCCAACTTCGTAGAACTAGCCTAAGCCCCCAAATTAAGCCAAGGTTTAAATTAGGGTGGTGTTTTTGTCTCACTATCTCAATCAGCTTCTCCGCCTCGGCTCCGGGCACCATACGCCGACGGTATCGAGTCCGGCCAGACGCCGGCAACGCAGCCGGAGCTGGAGTACGAGTGCAAGCAGCTGCTGGTGAGTATCGGGGTTGCCGGTTGAGAGTGTGAGCTGTGTGTGTGGTATTTAATTGATGCTTAAAACTTGACACAGGTACCTAACAGTTATAGTATTACTAATACGTggatacaggggggggggggtgggggggaggggttaaACTGTCTAGAtaatcatcaattaattattaccatgattaccagAAGTAAAGACCGGAAAATCTCCAGGAGAAGTCCGAAGTTCATTTCTGTACTAGTAGTAGACTAGTAGTACTGACACTTGACTAGCCACAGCCAGCGCTCCCCCTCCCACTCTGTCAGTAGTATACTGATGTGGTGGGAGGGGCAGCGCTGGCTAGATAAGTTTTATTGGTAGCGAAACAGCTTCCATTTTGGACTGATGACcttcttattttcatgataaatttgcaatgtaatttttgtctcacctgcatagcagagtgagactataggcgccgcttttccgacggcggcggcgacggcgacggcggcggcgacggcggcggcggcgtcaacaccaaatcttaacctgaggttaagtttttgaaatgacagcataacttagaaagtatatggacctagttcatgaaacttatacataaggttaatcaagtatcactgaacatcctgcatgagtttcacatcacatgaccaaggtcaaaggtcatttagggtcaatgaactttggccgaattgggggtatctgttgaattaccatcataactttgaaagtttatggatctgattcatgaaacttggacataatagtaatcaagtattactgaacatcctgtgcaagtttaaggtcacatgatcaaggtcaaaggtcatttagggtcaatgaactttggccaaattggggtatttgttgaattacagccataaatttgaaagtgtgttggtctagttcataaaacttggacataatagtaataaagtatcactgaacatcctgtgcgagtttcaggtcacatgatcaaggtcaaaggtcatgtaaggtcaaagaactttggccacgttgggggtatttgttgaattgccatcatatctctataagtgtattggtctagttcataaaacgtggaaataagagtaaccaagtatcactgaacatcttgtgcgagttatagtagttttcaaaatcagcactgctgctatattgaatcgcgtgatgcaggtgagacggccagaggcattccacttgttgtttttAACTGAGCCGCTCACTGCACTTTTACTTTGATGTCTTAGACCTTAAACCACTTTTTGAGACCAATGTGACACCAGGGTAAAATTACACGGTTATGAAATTACACAACCATGACAACATTGGGTCAAGAGTAAAGACCTAGATAGATCTATGATTAttttatgtaagtgcatgtcaaaccaaaaattgctcaaatgACGTTTATAAAGTCAATACAATTCATGTGTTTTAGCTAGAAATCTCAAGTgtgtgattatttttattcttatttacaATGATCATTTTAATATGATGCTTGAGACTTATATATAGGCTATAGCTGATAACGTCACCAATAAATtttgttgaataaaataaagataggctatctttattttattcaacaaaATTTATAGATAGCAATGGAAAAATAATGCAATACAGTACATTCTGGCATCTTATCAACTCAAACAAATGAGTAAAATCATTGACTATTTGCATCCTGAATGAAACATATCctgatctccccccccccacccttttCTCTCCAAAAGGTTTGAGCATGGCTCTCTTATCTGATGTACACACCAGTCTTCCAAGTCCAGAGGCTGGTGGGGAGTCGTTCTTTGTCAGGGGCAGCTACCTGTACTACCACTATGCTTGTGATGGTTTTAAAGATCAGGTAAATATAAactacaataaaaaagaaaatgatcggGGTAAATGTGGGAATACATATCTTGGAAATTCAGTTCAATATTggcttttattaaaaataacaatgcATAGCAGTTGAGAGGCTGTGTTGTGCTTGTTTTgcattgtatttcattttgccCTTTTACAAATACCCCTCTTGAATTGACATAAAAGTTGTCAAAGGAGCCTCATAAATTGCCTTTTTCCTTGgtttcaataaaaacatttatgtaaatctgaatgaataaaataaatggcCCCTTATTGTTTGGAAGAAGTATACATTGACAGTGACAATGCATATTTCTGACCAGGAAAGTCTTGTCCAGATATAGTGTTTAGCAACATTTTTTCGGTagtgtatgtacattgtaaaaaaCAATAATCCTTATTCTATTGAGTGTTAAACTATAAATGTTATTTCAAGTTGTGTGGACAAacttcaccattatcatcatttgatattttttgagCAAAACAAATCTTGATAAAACTTtcatttataataattttattctaaTCTTGATTAACTTTCCTGGTTGTAGAAAAGCTTTTACGTAAGCTCTGTACAGGcctagatataaaaaaaatgctacACAAGTGAAATTTGGGTGTAGCAGTCTTTGAAAAATGTTGAGCAAATTAAATTGCAATGCAaaaccaggaaaattattccctcaATTCATGTTCATTTCCACCCCTTTTCTCACACGATTTTCCTTTCTACAGGGATGGGGCTGTGGATACCGCACCCTCCAATCTCTCTGCTCTCACATCCGCATCGCCAAGGAGGCGAAGGGGATGACGGGTTTCCGTGATGACGAACCAACCTTGAGAGAGATCCAAGAGGCTTTGGTTGCTATGCAGGACAAACCGGAGAGCTTTGTCGGGTCGAGGGAGTGGATTGGCTCATTCGAGGTTTCACTGTGTCTGGATTTCTTTCATGATGTGAGTTGTAACTGTTATTACAATAGatgtaaaaaataaacttgTACATTTTCATTCTTCACTGTGCCAAGTTCATGGAAATTTCCAAGATATCTATTTTTCCTCACCGAAAGTACTGTTACATATTGATATGTAATTCTAAGCCTGGATAATGAAATACTGTCATTTCAATTATGGTTATAAGAATCATGAAGGCTTTATggtgaatgtttttattttttatattcttgaaAGCAAAGTTATCAATATTTCCATCTTCCCATAAATTCTTTAATACCTTTATAGTACCAATGAGTGGAATAGGAAAGTTCatctgaaaaatatatatatatttttttcgttttatGCCCCCTTTTCAGGTTAGTGGAAAGATCATCCATCTTAGTTCTGGCAGTGACATTCCTGGCATAGTTCCTGATCTGGTTAAACATTTCAAGACACTAGGCACAGCTATTATGATGGGTAAGTAAACTTTATATCTGGGCCCCtgtttcacacacacacaaaaaaacttaCGTGTTACTAATGCTGGGAGCTGAGCCGGGCTGGAACTCAGAACCCGGCGAGTTAGGGGGAATTTCTGCCGGGTCAAGCCGGTCCAAGTTGAGAGCCAAAACAGCAGAGATCGGAAGCGATAATAAGTCttggaaaaatatcaaataaacagCAAGATAATGTTACTTTTTACCTCCATGTGTGAACTGAGCTCATATTTACTCCCAAATAAGCTAACTTATTCGATCCTTAACATGAATTTCAGCCCCATCAAGCATAGGAAACGACCTTATTTTGGCTCTGATGGCGACGTCTCCATTCAAATTCTTAGTCAAATTTTGCCAAACgtacgtagagggcagcaacaatGTTAACTACGTGTTTGCCGGTTGTAATCGCTAATTTCAGCAcacattcaaaagaatataCAGCAAAGTGAGACCCTAGATCTGAGAATTTGAACGATGAAATCAAGATCGAAGCCGAAATAAAGCTGTTCCTAATGCTCAATGAGGTTGAAAGTCGGGTTAGGATCGTTACTTGGGAATTAATTCAGACAAAAATTTAGGTTAAATTAGCCAGGTAAAACTTTTCAAGATTAATCCAGATATTATTGATGTCATCATCCTCcatgagttagtaaacatattCGCTAATCCCTTTCCAATTaaattaacttgagaattgatacttaaaggagaatgaaacccttgaaaccagctgaatccatatcaaagagaaaaatcaaagaaacatattgttgaaagtttgaggaagattgaatgaataataagaaagttatgagcatttgaatattgagatcactaatgccatgtagatcctcctattggcaatgcgaccaagatctgtgatgtcacacacgtacaactccctcattactttagtacttatttcacttatattctcacttttatagagtctatcacaaggtgaggtgttctctttatgagaggacaagtaaagaggtttcacaacattatatcattgatgaatcgtttgtcatatgattagaatgagcaaaaagatatgttttggggtatattttcagcgtccaaaaggagagagttgttcatctgtgacatcacagatcttggttgcattgccaatgggaggatctccatagcattagtgatctcgacattcaaatgctcataactcttctattgctagtcctattttactcaaacttttgttgatcttattctttgatttttctgctttcacaaaagctaacttgctccaagagtttcattctcctttaattgtgTTTATAacacaattataatgtaaattactgaaaggtgttttgaaatggattttaatgcaacccttgtaggattatgatatatgattgtgtgttcatgacatatttttttctttaaatcaggaatttgtgaggtgtcaagtttttctttaattcaaaaataaaatgactCAAATAAACTGAAAAGTTCATACTTCTCTGCCTGTCTTTGTATTATATACTAATGCTGAATTTTTTGAATGAATTATTGAATTTGTTGGGTTGGAAACCATCTCAGAAGAAGCAGCCGGAGACAGGGACACCCCAGATATTGATTGTTTCtgacaatttcatttttttctcttcatgtTTTAAAGGTGGAGATAGTGATGCATCTTCAAAAGGAATCTTTGGTGTTCATCTTGGTGCTTCACGTTCATATCTCCTTATCTTAGTAAGTCAATTTGGTttatagagtaccaaagtgatgacgtcagttgccatggtgtcatggcggcctggttctaaacaaatgaacctGGGAGCCGtttaataaagctgttcgtaagttaagagagactttaagaacgactggtgatccttacACGCTGAACCATCGCCAATTTATTACACCATTttccataagaaaggatcaccagtcattcttaaagtcgctcttaacttacgaacagctttatttACATATGTCTATAACGTTAACTTATGCCTTTAAACCCGAAGGAAACTTAAACAACTCAAATGAAAGATttgtggaatgactgaagacatcaacgGCGCCCTGTTATGACTCTCAGAATGATGGTAACAACCAGGGACGAAACACATCACAATttttgcaaatacaaatgtgtgTAGACGATTGTGCAGCTGCGACTCAGTTTAGAACTAGCTGGTTTGTTGTCACAACATCATgatgtcacacttcggtactctacaGCCAATTGGTATAAAAGAAGCTGGTCTAATTCCGAGATCATCTAAAACTTTCACTAAATACGCACTTGGTCTCTTAATTCTATTTCATTCTCCTGCACGGATGGTCCGAGTTCCACTTCATCTACTAATTATTTTGTAGTTTTTCAAATGAGCAACAGAAAGTATTAAGTCGCCTACTATAGTTTAAATTATTTATCAGACTTTGCAAAGTAGCCAttgatatttgcaattgattgcaaataag
Encoded here:
- the LOC129282875 gene encoding ufm1-specific protease 1-like: MYIRNAYECSFIPGACRFRTQLRRTSLSPQIKPRFKLGWCFCLTISISFSASAPGTIRRRYRVRPDAGNAAGAGVRVQAAAGLSMALLSDVHTSLPSPEAGGESFFVRGSYLYYHYACDGFKDQGWGCGYRTLQSLCSHIRIAKEAKGMTGFRDDEPTLREIQEALVAMQDKPESFVGSREWIGSFEVSLCLDFFHDVSGKIIHLSSGSDIPGIVPDLVKHFKTLGTAIMMGGDSDASSKGIFGVHLGASRSYLLILDPHFTGHATVEELIKKEWVSWKPSDSFMASSFYNLCLPQFSSVSDR